The region TGCCACCGCTGGGTAGTTTTTTACCCGTGTCCATTAAACGGGGTACGGTTCAACGAGAGGGGCTTTTGAATTCAGTAGTGTTAAGCGACTATCGTTTTGCACCTGAATTGGCAACCGCATTTACCAGATTCCAATACTCACCCTTATTCTTTTTGATTTCACTTATTATAGTAAATTCCTCCTTATTGTTCTTTATAAACTTATTTATACTTGCTAGCTTCTTATTAATCACTTTTGCTGCTGTACGCTCCGCGTTCATATTTTGTTTTTGCTGTCGAAGTCCGTATGTTCCAATTACAATGGCATTGCGATCTGCTATTTCTGCCGTAGTGTCTTCTCCTGGAGCCATATCTCTATTGTATATCACTCCAAGTAAGCTTGCCATCTCTCCCTCTAAACCAGGGTTTTTAAACTCTGGCACAGGAAACCGCCCATTCACCACAAGCGCCGCATTCTCTACAAATTTTTTAAGCTTTTCCGGTTCGATTGGAATTTTTCCATTATTTGCAATACGCGTACTGTTGATCCCTGAGCCCCAAACTCCTTTGCCCTTTGCCTCAACTGCAGCAGGGGGGTTGTCGAGAAGCACTTTCGTAATCGCGCGCTCCATTGATGTAGCATCTTGAGGTAGAATTTTTTCTGCAATTGCCTCTGCTGCTTGAGACACATTCACGGGAATAGGTGCTGCCTGAGCTGGTGTTGGGGGCGCTTCTCCGGAACCACTTGGTGCAATGGATGTTGCCTGAGCTGGAGCTGCTGCAATAGCCCGGGCTACAATATCCAGAGTATTTTCTGCAGTTTTTTCTGTCTGTTGCTGTATCTCTACCGATGTAGCTACTACAACTGGAGGTGTTGGTAGTGGTAAAGGAATAGGTGTTACAATACCCGTAGTTGGAAGCGTAAGAGCTCTAGTTGGTGCGGGAACTGCTGGGGCTGTGGTTGTTGGAGTAGTAGTCACACCGGGGATGATAGTCGGTGCAGGAGGCAGGGTACCGGTGCTTGTGGTGCTGCCAATTCCCGCGACTCCCCCTCCGCCACTCCCTCCACCACCGGAGGTCTGTGCGCCACCACCTGCTACCTTGCATTTGGTGTCGACTGTCGGGGTGCTGAGTATTGGGGAGATCGTCACTCGCATAGTACCTACGGTTGCGCCCTGGATGGAGAGGACATTTTCTGTCGATTGTCCTTGGGCATTCTGTGTGCAGCTCTGGGGAAGGGCATTCTGAGCTTCATTGTTGATACTCACGGAATTCGGCAGTGCCGTGCCATCGCGCGATACCAGAAAGAAGTTCTGCCCCGCAGGCACATCAACAATAAGGTTGGTTCCAATCTGCAAGCGCGAAGCATGAGACCCGGAAAGAATCTCAAGCGGAACAGAGTTTACAACAATAAAGGTGTCAGCATCATAGTTGAGATCAGCAGCAAATGAAGATGGTGCTATTACTATTCCAAGTAAAGTAGCTAGTACTACTTTCCCCACCATTTTTAGAATGGTAGAAGTATACATAAAATTTATAAGTCGTATCAAAGTTTAATCGTTTGCGTATTCTATACAGGTTGCTCTATTTGTAGCAATAATAGTACATTCAACAAAATCACCAACATCTTCCGTGCTTGTTGCGGTTGTAGCGCTATATGTTACCACTGTAATATTTGCGCCACTTGTCACAGTAAGTTCATTTGCTCCAGATGCTACCGTTACAGCAAAGTTAAGTTTTCTACCAACATCTCCAGCATCAAGAATTGCATCAGTTCCAAGATCAACATCTACAGCATTACTGGTCATATCAACTGGCCAAAAACTTGCTGCCTGTAAATTAGCCTTAGTTAATTGTGGGTTTGCTGCAGTAAGTGCTGCTGCATTTGTTACTCGATAACCAGCAGCTAAGAAATGTCCAACTGTTCCAAGATCAATAATTGAAGCGATTGTTTGAGTGCCATCAGATATTAGCAATGTACCGCCATTAGTAAGCGTAATCGTTGGAGTCGCAGCAAGAAATGAAATATCATCATCAAATCGCGCAGCACCATCTATTTCAAGTCCGCCTCCTACAGCTAAGAGGTTTGNNNNNNNNNNNNNNNNNNNNNNNNNNNNNNNNNNNNNNNNNNNNNNNNNNNNNNNNNNNNNNNNNNNNNNNNNNNNNNNNNNNNNNNNNNNNNNNNNNNNGAGTAAGGCTTCCGTCAAATCGTGCCGCGCCATCTATTTCAAGTCCGCCTTCTACATAAAGGAGATCTCGTGCCGCTGTTGATGCAAGAGCGGAGCGAGTAGTATCTGTGCCGATCATGACAATACCGTTATTGCCACCTGTGTGAGAGCCGCCGCGAAGAACAGCATCACCACCTGTACCCGCACCTGATGCAGTACCGCCAGCAACGACCACTGCTCCGGCAGTTCCAGTTACAGTTGCGCCACCGGTAATATTAACTGCTCCGCCTGCTGTCGCTAATGTGCCTGCACCACCAGTAAGACCTAGAGCGCCTCCAGCGTTACCGCCTGCTGCACCAGCACCTGCTGTTACCGATAATGCATCGCCTGCTGCTGCTGCAGCGGCAATACTGATGGTTCGTGCGCCGCCGTTATCAAGAGTTAAGCCAGTACCGGTTGCTGCGCCAATGTTTGGCGAAACAAATGTTGGCGTGTTTGCAAAGACCAATGCGCCGGTGCCGGTTTCANNNNNNNNNNNNNNNNNNNNNNNNNNNNNNNNNNNNNNNNNNNNNNNNNNNNNNNNNNNNNNNNNNNNNNNNNNNNNNNNNNNNNNNNNNNNNNNNNNNNGCAACGGTGACATCGGCCGAGGTAAGGATACCTGCGAATCGGCCTGCGCCTCCTGCAAAGGGAAGAACATTAATATCATCATCGGTTGCGGTAGCTGAGCGGAAGACTGTCGGAGCGGTGCCTGATGCTGCGGTAAAGATGTTCTGGGCTGATGTGGCGAGACTGGTACCGGTTGCTGCGCCAAGGACTGGCGAAACAAATGTTGGCGTGTTTGCAAAGACCAATGCGCCGGTGCCGGTTTCATCATCCATTAATGCAAGTAACTCAGTGCTTGCGTCAATTTCTGTTTCAAGAAGGACATTACCGGTGGTTGCTCCTCCGGTATCAAGGACAATGTTACCTGTTACATCAGGGAAGGTCCATGTTTTGTTTGCAACGGTGACATCGGCCGAGGTAAGGATACCTGCGAATCGGCCTGCGCCTCCTGTTGCGGGCGCAAGTGTCAATGAATCATCTGTTGCTGTTGATGTATTAAATACAAGTGTTGCGCCTGTATTTGTAACTGTATTACCGGCAGCAAGAGTCATAACACCAGCATCGGACATAGAGAGATTCGCTGCCGAGTTGTCCGCCTTGCGGAACATAACGGTTCCTGCTGCACCGCCTCCAGCCGCACCAGCTCGAAGATTGAGATCTCCGCCATTACCCGTTCCTGCTCCAGTACCTGCTGCAACTGTCACGCTACCACCGACTGTATTCGCTGCTGTCGTTGTAGTTGGTTGAATGGTAAGTGATTCACCGGCTGCTGTTGAAATATCCGTTGTTGCACCACCGAGACGAATGCCTATGTCTGCCGCACCAGTCAAATCATAACCAACCGTTGTACCGGCTCCGCCATTTGGAACAGTTGCAATATATGCAGTGATCGCATTACCTCCGACATCGGTGGTAAGACTTGTTGAAAGATCAAGACTCATGCCTGTTAATGATGACCCTGCTGATAGTATCTGTCCCGTATCAAACATCATCTGCGCAATCGGCATAGCAAAGTTTGTTGCGGCACCATTCGCAGCTTCATTATAGATCCCCCACATGAAGTTTGTATTTTCATCCTGGTGGAAGTGAGTGCTACCTGTTCCGCCTGGATAGATATAGAGTCTTTCATTAGCCGGGGTTGTGATATCCGCTTGTGCATCATTGCCTCCAGAAAAAATCACCTTACTTTCTGCGTCTGTAGAAAAAATAGTATCCCCAGTACCATTTGGTGTAACCGTAAAGCTGCCGTTTGTTGCTGTTGCAAGAGTAAGTGAACCGCCAGTCGGTGTAAACTGCGCACCGCCACGCAAACTAAAAACACCGGTATTAAGCATGATGAGATTCATGTTTGCCCCTGTGGAATCTTCAAACATGATTTGTCCTGCCACGCCAGTGCCTGTGGCTGCTGCCGCGCGAAACATAAGGTCGCCCCCATTATTATTGCCACCGGCAGCACCGGTCCCTGCAACAATACGCAGCACATCCCCTGCATTTGCCGTTGGAGCTGCAATGGAAAGAGTTCGAACGCCACCGCCAGCCGCCGATCCCGTAAAGGTATATGCAGTTGTAGCGTTGTTACCCATCACAATGCTTGTCGCAGTTGTCGTACCAATATTCAGCGCGCCTGCTGCCGTGACATCAAGCGATGCTCCGGCGCCAAACTTCACAGGACCTCCTGTGAATGTGGTTCCGGCTGCAGCCGTCGTGATAACAAGACCGTTTGTCGAGTCAGTCGACGTAATGGTGTCGGCGGTAAATGTCAGCGATGCGTACGCTGGCGTTACGCCTACCAACAAAAAAAGTATTGCAGAAGTAGCTTCGACAATACCTTTTTTTGCAAGCATGGTGTTGAGTATTTTCATAAAAATTCTAATAATAATATGATTACAAGAACTCTTCTGAAAAGAGTTATACACATAGTATACATCAACTGAAACAAAACCTACTGTTGATAACTAAAATGATTATTTATCTTGCATTCCATTCTTCACGCGATATACCAGCTTGGCGCAATATCTCTGAAAGAAGAGCTTTTGAAATATCGGACCCATGAGGATTTGGTATGCGAAGTTTCAGACTCCCCTTTACCATAAACAAATGACGGCCCCCAGAAAAAGGNNNNNNNNNNNNNNNNNNNNNNNNNNNNNNNNNNNNNNNNNNNNNNNNNNNNNNNNNNNNNNNNNNNNNNNNNNNNNNNNNNNNNNNNNNNNNNNNNNNNCGGGAATATCCTCTCCTGCACGCAATTTCAAGATCATCCATTCTTCAAGAACTTCCTGCAATTCTTTACGGCAATCTTCCAAGTGCGTAGCTTGCGCCCATACGCCCTGAAGCAATGGAAGTTCACCGAAATAGCTTCCGTCTTCCAAGAGCTTATATTTTGCAATTTTTAATTGTTCTTCTATGTATTCACTCAACATATCTTCTCTTTGTAGTATCCGTCATGGCTTAAGTGTCGTCAAGCTATCCCGCACTATTTTTCGCGGTTGAGGATTTCTTGCAGGTACTCATGGGCTTCAGAAAGCATTCCATGGGATTCCAAAAAGGCTGCATAGGCACGCATAAGGTCGATATGATTTGCTGTTGCGACAAGACCTTTTAAATACATTCCGCGCGCTTCATCCAGATTATGGAGAGTAGCGGCATAAAACTGCGCATAGGCATCGTAGGACTTCCAACCGTAAGGTTCGGCATCTAGTGCGGCTTCGAAAGCTTTTTTTGCTCCCCGGTAATCTTTCATGCGGATAAGAACACTGGCGCTATGCAAGTGGGTGTCGGCATTGCGCATGTCCTGTTTGAGCGCTTTGACATAGGCATCTTTTGCTTTTTGGAGATAACCGAGCTTTTCATAGAGTTCGCCAAGCTTAGTGTACTGCCGTGCAAGACCCTGCCCCTCTCCCCCATCCCCGCGCTGAATGCCGTTATGAATGCCGACGATTTCTTTTTCGATTGAAGTTCTCTCATCCGGAGACAGTTGGACTTCAACAACCCCATGCGCTGCGCGCGCATTCTGTGCAGTTACAAATCGAATAGCGTTCGGCAGAGAAAACACGCCCCCGAGCACGGCGAAAAAAATAAGAGCAATAACAGCGCTATCTCTCCTGGGGTTCTGAAACAGCATATTATTTTGGCAGCTTTTGTTGGAGGTTTTTGATTTCAGCCTCCACTGCCTGCCGGTTTTGTTCCTGCGGGCTTAACGCCAGCCATTGTTGGTAGGTTTCGACAGCTCTGTCTGCCATGCCGTTGTCTCGGTAATAGCCACCCAAGAGAAGCAAGAACAGCGTACTTCGTGTTTTTTCAAAAGCTGTTTTGTAGAGTGCCGGGAGCTCGCCCTGCTTATCCAGCAGATAATACGTATAGAGCTCACCAAGCGCTTCGTAACCCAGGGGCTTATCCGGCACGCGTTCGATAGCAAGTTTCGCGTAGGTTTCCGCCTTGCCGTATTCCTTGGTTTGAATATACAGATGCGTCAGGTTCCAAAAGACTACCGAGGCATTGGGCGCGCGCTCGAGGGCTTTAAGATAATTACTTTCGGCATTTGTGTAATCTTGAATGCCGTACTGGCTGGATCCAAGATCCACATAGTTTTGGGCGTCTTTGGGGTTGGCATGAACTGCCCGATAGGCGCTTTTCAGATACTGCTTTCTTGAGTCAAAACCCGGTAGGTTTTTGTGGTTCTGTTCATACAGATAATAGGCTATATCCCCCCCATAGATTCGGTAGGCAACAAATGCGCCGGCACCGGCGGCAAGTAAGATGCCCAGCAGTACAAGTGTTGGCAGTAATTGTCTTAATTTGACATTCATATATTTGTTTGAAAAATATAGCCGTTTGGCGCAATAAAAGCAAGACCCCTCCGAAGTACATCGGAGGGGTCGTTGCGTTTCCTAGCTACGCTTTTTGGCTACGAAGCCCGAGAAAGCTTAGTAGGTGACGGTGTTGCCGTAGACTGGATAGTTGTCTGCGACATCCATCATACCGCCTGCTGAGGTGACGGTGCTCGTACCTGCAGCTAAGCCACTCGCTGCCACACTGTAGAGTGTTACGAATGGAGTTGCGATATTTGAACCTGCAAGAGGCGTGAGCGTTACAACTGCTGCTGCGCTTGCTGCTGTGGCCTGCGCTGCCAAGGTGGCATTTGCATTCCATGCAGCGGCAATTGCTGTTGCAGCTGTTGTCGTGGTTCCGCCTACTACACCGGTATCAACCGACTGGCCATGGGCAAGGATTCTGAAGGTATTCGTTCCTGCGCCATCTACTGCGGTAACGGTAAGGGTTACAGTCATAGGCACGCTGTTTGCGCCTGCTGCTGCTTCCGAACCGTAGCGGTTGTTGACGTCAACATAGTCCCAGCGAACGCCGCCGAGATTGTTGCCTGCAGCCTGTGCTGCTCCGCGACCGACATACTGTCCTGCGCCGGCTGAACCGTCAAGGAACACGCCTGCCGTCACTGAGCCAGACGTAACGCCTGCTTTGACGTTCGAAGTGTTTGCCTTGATCACGAGTTGTGATGGTGAACCGGGAGAGACAATAATCGGGGTGTTGAGCAAGAACTGCACGTAGTTGCCCGTGTTCATGCGCATGGTCTGCGATGCTGCACCGAGCAGTACCGAACCTGCTGTTGCGCCCGTGCCGCCGGTAACGACGTTCACAGTTGCACCAAGGTCACGGTTGTTCTGCCAGAGCTGCCATCCGCTAATACCACCGCCGGCAGTTGCGCTGTTTGAAGCGCCAAATGCCATTGCGGCAGCAGCTGCGTATGCACCGGTGCCGGAAACGGCATAGGTGTCAGCAAAACCTGCGACTGAAGTAAGCGTAAGCGTTCCGCCAGCAACTGTCGCTGAAACAATCTTATTGATAACGGGATGAGCGTTAACAATGACTGCCATATTGGTTGCTTCGGTTGCAGCTACATCATTGGCATCGGCGATGGTGATCGTCGTGCCGTTCACTACAAGC is a window of Patescibacteria group bacterium DNA encoding:
- a CDS encoding type II toxin-antitoxin system HicA family toxin, producing PFSGGRHLFMVKGSLKLRIPNPHGSDISKALLSEILRQAGISREEWNAR
- a CDS encoding type II toxin-antitoxin system HicB family antitoxin produces the protein MLSEYIEEQLKIAKYKLLEDGSYFGELPLLQGVWAQATHLEDCRKELQEVLEEWMILKLRAGEDIP